A single Silvibacterium dinghuense DNA region contains:
- the bla gene encoding subclass B3 metallo-beta-lactamase: protein MRRLTLLFLLVLCSFAHAEIDPSWTTPITPFRIADNLYYVGSRDLASYLVVTSQGNILINANLATSPVQIRASVEKLGFRWRDTKILLNSQAHSDHMAGAAKVIRETGAKNMVMDGDADVVESGARTDFLAASPSIVKYAPVHVDRILHDGDTVTLGGVILTAHKTAGHTRGCTTWTMRSHLPREPQGTVRNIVIIGGTSFWSEYHFVDTPAHHASYPGIAQDFQHTFATLHALQCDVFLGAHGQYFDMLTKLKRYPQEGPRVFIDPAGYQAFVTEAQQYFEQELAKEEAESKH, encoded by the coding sequence ATGCGCCGCCTGACACTCCTGTTTCTTCTCGTCCTATGCTCTTTCGCCCATGCGGAGATCGACCCGTCATGGACGACACCGATCACTCCATTCCGCATTGCAGACAATCTCTATTACGTAGGCAGCCGCGATCTTGCCAGCTATCTGGTCGTGACATCGCAGGGAAACATCCTCATCAACGCCAATCTCGCCACATCGCCAGTGCAGATACGCGCGAGCGTGGAGAAGCTGGGCTTTCGCTGGAGAGATACAAAGATCCTGCTCAACAGCCAGGCACATTCCGATCACATGGCCGGAGCCGCCAAGGTGATTCGCGAGACTGGCGCAAAGAATATGGTGATGGACGGCGATGCAGACGTGGTCGAGAGCGGTGCGCGGACAGACTTCCTCGCTGCCTCACCTTCTATCGTGAAATATGCGCCCGTGCATGTGGACCGCATCCTGCACGACGGCGACACGGTCACGCTCGGCGGAGTCATACTGACCGCACATAAGACGGCGGGACACACACGCGGCTGCACTACGTGGACCATGCGCTCTCATCTCCCGCGCGAGCCGCAGGGGACAGTACGCAACATCGTCATCATCGGAGGAACCAGCTTCTGGTCCGAATATCACTTCGTGGATACGCCAGCTCACCATGCGAGCTATCCCGGCATTGCTCAGGATTTTCAGCACACATTCGCCACTCTGCATGCATTGCAGTGTGACGTGTTTCTCGGCGCGCATGGACAGTACTTTGACATGCTCACCAAGCTCAAGCGCTATCCGCAGGAGGGTCCTCGGGTCTTCATCGATCCGGCCGGCTACCAGGCATTTGTCACCGAGGCGCAGCAGTACTTCGAGCAGGAGTTAGCCAAGGAAGAAGCTGAGTCCAAACACTGA
- a CDS encoding VIT1/CCC1 transporter family protein → MSAPYDAPASPEMKVRTPRVRKLLAALESNWQTEMTGHHTYLALAREDADPIRKRTLEHMAESEAEHAAAWAGRIAELGGDAPRYKGKPNGDADSLANRLGGKRMALRRLEIDESRAIAHYGQQLKELEDEPSLAILRRVIDEEREHYIELGTLVREHYPRRQAEAAAASPQALLSELLARRSGSGRQAAGWIGDAIYGVNDGLGAIFGIVSGVSGATVGNSHYVLLAGIAGMIASALSMGSGAYLAAKSEREIYEAEVERERETIEMNAPESRELLSLYYQVKGLPEDDADRVVDHIARDKKQFLRALSAERLNSTEDALPNPATSAVSGAISTAVGAFVPIIPFFFMRGYEAIIVSAVVSLLAHFAVGAAKSLITVRSWWASGFEMTLVGAVEGVVTYVIGIGLGHIGA, encoded by the coding sequence ATGTCCGCTCCGTACGACGCGCCCGCCAGCCCCGAAATGAAAGTCCGCACTCCTCGAGTGCGCAAACTGCTGGCGGCTCTCGAGTCCAACTGGCAGACCGAGATGACCGGGCATCATACCTACCTCGCGCTCGCACGTGAGGATGCGGACCCGATTCGCAAGCGCACCCTGGAGCACATGGCGGAGTCCGAGGCCGAGCACGCCGCAGCATGGGCAGGCCGTATCGCTGAGCTCGGAGGCGATGCGCCGCGATACAAAGGCAAACCAAATGGCGATGCGGACTCGCTGGCGAATCGCCTGGGCGGCAAGCGCATGGCGCTGCGGCGCCTCGAGATCGATGAGAGCCGCGCCATTGCGCACTACGGCCAGCAGCTCAAGGAGCTGGAAGATGAACCCAGCCTTGCCATTCTCCGCCGGGTTATCGACGAAGAACGCGAGCACTATATCGAGCTCGGCACGCTCGTCCGCGAGCACTACCCGCGCAGGCAGGCCGAAGCTGCCGCAGCCAGCCCGCAGGCGCTGCTCAGCGAACTGCTGGCCAGGCGCTCGGGCTCAGGGCGCCAGGCTGCAGGCTGGATAGGAGACGCCATCTACGGGGTGAACGACGGGCTCGGCGCTATCTTCGGCATCGTCTCCGGCGTCTCCGGCGCCACGGTGGGCAACAGCCATTATGTGCTGCTGGCCGGTATCGCCGGCATGATTGCCAGCGCGCTTTCCATGGGTTCCGGCGCGTATCTTGCCGCGAAGAGCGAGCGCGAAATCTACGAGGCAGAGGTTGAGCGGGAGCGCGAAACCATCGAGATGAACGCGCCCGAGTCGCGTGAGCTGCTCTCGCTTTATTACCAGGTCAAGGGCTTGCCGGAAGACGACGCCGATCGTGTCGTCGACCACATTGCCCGAGATAAGAAGCAGTTCCTGCGCGCGCTTTCTGCCGAGCGGCTGAATTCCACCGAGGATGCACTGCCGAACCCGGCGACCTCGGCCGTGAGCGGCGCTATCTCGACGGCGGTGGGAGCCTTTGTGCCCATCATTCCATTCTTCTTTATGCGCGGCTATGAGGCGATTATCGTTTCGGCTGTCGTGTCGCTGCTGGCGCACTTCGCGGTCGGAGCAGCCAAGTCCCTGATCACGGTACGCAGCTGGTGGGCGAGCGGATTTGAGATGACGCTGGTCGGCGCGGTGGAAGGCGTGGTCACATATGTGATCGGTATCGGGCTGGGGCACATCGGAGCTTAG
- a CDS encoding response regulator: MVETIRILVVDDHKIVRQGLVALLNTVSDFSVIAEASDGLEAIDAWRQHKPDVTLMDLRLPNLSGADAIVRIRETTPTARIIVLTTFDGDEDIYRALQAGARGYLLKGMDLDELTEAIRAVHAGRSRIPAQVAEKLAERMGGPGLTTRELEVLQRIVAGRSNKEIASDLFISEATVKTHVNSILGKLGVADRTHAATTALQRGIVHLD, translated from the coding sequence ATGGTTGAAACAATTCGCATCCTGGTCGTCGATGACCACAAGATCGTGCGTCAGGGGCTGGTCGCATTGCTGAACACGGTAAGTGATTTCAGCGTTATTGCAGAGGCCTCCGATGGTCTTGAGGCCATTGATGCATGGCGCCAGCACAAGCCGGACGTGACGCTGATGGATCTGCGTCTGCCGAATCTCAGTGGCGCGGATGCTATTGTCCGCATTCGCGAGACGACTCCCACTGCGCGCATCATCGTGCTCACCACCTTCGATGGTGACGAGGACATCTACCGCGCTCTTCAGGCTGGAGCGCGTGGCTACCTGCTCAAGGGCATGGACCTCGACGAGCTTACCGAGGCGATTCGAGCCGTGCATGCCGGGCGCTCGCGTATTCCTGCGCAGGTGGCGGAGAAGCTGGCCGAGCGTATGGGAGGACCGGGCCTCACGACTCGCGAACTCGAAGTTCTCCAGCGCATCGTCGCCGGGCGCAGTAATAAGGAGATCGCCTCCGATCTTTTCATCTCCGAGGCGACCGTGAAGACTCACGTCAACAGCATCCTCGGCAAGCTCGGCGTCGCCGACCGCACGCATGCCGCTACCACCGCGCTGCAGCGCGGCATCGTGCACCTCGATTGA
- a CDS encoding sensor histidine kinase produces MGSFTAAIQRTILPLCLLLAATLLPWRALALDPHLPPRHYGYQSWQTDSGLPQNTVHAIAQDRDGYLWIATEAGLVRFDATQFRVYTKQDTPALGSDLIDSLYLDRNGWLWIGTSEGVARYRDGRFESSAQIASEVVAPVPARSAIWRVEGDAFGRIWLLTSAGLEVYDGHGFADGHGFAQADGVPPLDEDATLAAGPDGAAWLATMQGLAYAAPGSIHFRSVGPASAIHALAVDRHGQAWAASATGVEICAPAGCRVLEAVQSLGSVHAIVLDAQGHAWLGTDNGLAMYDGRMLTRWSTGEGLPAARVERLFSDREGALWVATSAGLARCYGGRIEAPPTREGISGSSLLAFLEDREGTLWLGSESAGLAVLRDRAFTTWDTSSGLSSDRIRAIAGDQAGTLWLGTDGGGLNQRHVDPQGRARFTALTTAQGLSSNIILSVATAPDGALWLGTPDGLNRIDHGHVRVFTSADGLADDFVRSIYFDREGTGWIGTRRGLSRWKDGTFTTWTSLDGLGSDLVGSMTEDREGVLWIATLGGLTRFAHGNFRNYIQQDGLSSRVITALSADARGDLWIGTEGGGLDLLHAGRFYAARNRVLSLPHSAVFPDDIAGILEDASGGLWISSSQGIFRVQRDALAGALESAKPAPIAIESYGVADGLRVREANSGGHPAAWRMPDGTLWFATPKGVATVDPAHLARNIVPPLVAIEQVSIDDVPQNATGMVTIPAGKRRVEIAYAALSFVAPQKVRFAYRLTGFDRTWIDAGSRRVAYYTNLPPGRYHFEVRAWNNDGVPGASAAVLALRMRPYFYQTFWFYLLLVLTAALAGYGIYLARLRRIESRFQVVLAERNRIAREIHDTLAQGLVGVNMQLQVAGRLFTIAPEAATQHLAQAQELVRSGLEDARRAIWELRSETGSDFASRLVRAVQKVAEASGLETQVEVVGQYRPLAVPIEDELLRIAQEAVTNVVRHAQAAKVEVTLRYAERQAALTIEDNGQGFDGNAPSLRDGHYGLTGIRERAQKIGGRAVVESYPGRGTTIRVELPLRGSSGREGIPGREVEKENHG; encoded by the coding sequence ATGGGCTCTTTTACAGCTGCAATCCAACGTACGATTCTGCCGCTGTGCCTGCTTCTGGCAGCCACCCTGCTCCCATGGCGAGCCCTCGCTCTCGATCCTCATCTGCCGCCGCGCCATTATGGCTATCAGTCCTGGCAGACGGACAGCGGCCTGCCGCAGAACACTGTTCACGCTATCGCGCAGGATCGCGACGGCTACCTCTGGATCGCAACCGAAGCCGGTCTCGTCCGCTTCGACGCTACCCAGTTCCGCGTCTACACGAAGCAGGACACGCCGGCTCTCGGCAGCGATCTCATTGACAGCCTGTATCTGGACCGCAATGGCTGGCTCTGGATCGGCACCTCAGAGGGCGTCGCGCGCTATCGCGATGGCCGCTTTGAAAGCTCCGCTCAGATCGCTTCCGAAGTGGTCGCTCCGGTGCCGGCTCGTTCCGCCATCTGGCGTGTGGAGGGAGATGCTTTCGGACGCATCTGGCTGCTCACCTCGGCAGGGCTTGAAGTCTATGACGGCCATGGTTTTGCGGATGGTCACGGCTTTGCCCAGGCCGATGGCGTCCCTCCGCTGGATGAGGACGCTACGCTGGCCGCAGGGCCGGATGGCGCTGCCTGGCTGGCGACCATGCAGGGCCTTGCCTATGCCGCCCCAGGCTCGATTCACTTCCGCTCCGTCGGTCCCGCCAGCGCCATCCATGCACTCGCCGTCGATCGCCACGGGCAGGCCTGGGCTGCTTCCGCCACGGGTGTCGAGATCTGTGCACCCGCTGGCTGCCGCGTCCTTGAAGCCGTGCAGTCACTCGGCAGTGTGCACGCCATCGTTTTGGACGCGCAGGGCCATGCATGGCTTGGGACGGATAACGGCCTTGCCATGTATGACGGGCGCATGCTCACCCGCTGGTCTACTGGCGAGGGTCTGCCCGCGGCGCGTGTCGAGCGGCTCTTCTCCGATCGCGAAGGCGCGCTGTGGGTCGCTACCAGCGCCGGTCTTGCCCGCTGCTATGGCGGCCGCATCGAGGCGCCGCCGACGCGCGAAGGTATTTCCGGCAGCTCCCTGCTTGCCTTCCTTGAAGATCGTGAGGGCACCCTGTGGCTGGGCAGCGAGTCCGCCGGTCTGGCTGTTCTGCGCGACCGCGCTTTCACGACCTGGGACACCTCCAGTGGTCTCTCCAGCGACCGCATCCGCGCCATTGCGGGCGATCAGGCCGGCACCCTGTGGCTTGGCACCGATGGCGGCGGTCTCAACCAGCGGCATGTCGATCCGCAGGGTCGTGCCCGCTTCACTGCGCTTACCACCGCGCAGGGGCTCTCGAGCAACATCATTCTTTCCGTCGCCACCGCGCCTGATGGAGCTCTGTGGTTGGGCACACCGGATGGCCTAAATCGCATCGACCACGGCCATGTCCGCGTTTTTACCTCTGCCGACGGCCTGGCCGACGATTTTGTGCGCTCCATTTACTTCGATCGCGAGGGCACCGGCTGGATTGGTACGCGCCGCGGCCTTTCGCGCTGGAAAGACGGTACGTTTACGACATGGACCAGCCTCGACGGTCTCGGCAGCGACCTGGTCGGATCGATGACGGAAGATCGCGAAGGCGTGCTGTGGATCGCAACCCTCGGCGGTCTTACCCGCTTTGCGCATGGCAACTTCCGTAACTACATCCAGCAGGATGGTCTTTCCAGTCGCGTCATCACCGCGCTCTCTGCCGACGCCCGTGGCGATCTCTGGATCGGCACCGAAGGCGGTGGCCTCGATCTTCTCCATGCGGGCCGTTTCTATGCCGCGCGGAATCGTGTCTTGTCGCTCCCGCACTCCGCTGTGTTTCCTGACGATATTGCCGGAATCCTTGAAGACGCCTCTGGCGGCCTCTGGATCAGCTCCAGCCAGGGTATCTTCCGCGTGCAGCGCGACGCATTGGCCGGGGCACTCGAGAGTGCGAAGCCTGCACCGATTGCAATCGAATCTTATGGCGTGGCCGATGGCCTGCGTGTGCGCGAGGCAAACAGCGGAGGCCATCCCGCTGCGTGGCGCATGCCGGACGGCACGCTCTGGTTTGCAACCCCCAAGGGCGTAGCCACGGTCGATCCCGCGCATCTTGCCCGCAATATCGTTCCTCCGCTGGTTGCGATTGAGCAGGTCAGCATCGACGATGTTCCGCAAAATGCAACCGGAATGGTTACGATTCCTGCCGGCAAGCGCCGCGTCGAGATCGCCTATGCTGCGCTCTCTTTTGTTGCGCCGCAGAAGGTGCGCTTTGCTTATCGCCTCACCGGCTTCGATCGCACCTGGATCGACGCCGGCTCGCGCCGCGTCGCCTATTACACCAACCTTCCGCCTGGACGCTATCACTTCGAGGTGCGTGCCTGGAACAACGACGGCGTTCCCGGCGCTTCTGCTGCCGTGCTTGCGCTGCGCATGCGGCCTTATTTCTACCAGACCTTCTGGTTTTATCTGCTGCTTGTTCTCACTGCCGCGCTTGCAGGTTACGGCATCTATCTTGCTCGTCTGCGCAGGATCGAATCCCGCTTTCAGGTGGTTCTCGCTGAGCGTAATCGCATTGCCCGCGAAATCCATGACACGCTTGCGCAGGGTCTCGTCGGGGTCAACATGCAGTTGCAGGTTGCCGGCCGTCTGTTTACTATCGCGCCCGAAGCCGCTACGCAGCATCTTGCCCAGGCACAGGAGCTTGTCCGCTCCGGTCTCGAAGACGCACGCCGTGCCATCTGGGAGCTGCGCTCGGAGACCGGCAGCGACTTCGCCAGCCGGCTTGTCCGCGCCGTGCAGAAGGTCGCGGAAGCGAGCGGCCTCGAGACGCAGGTCGAGGTTGTCGGTCAGTACCGTCCCCTTGCCGTGCCTATCGAAGATGAGTTGCTGCGCATCGCGCAGGAAGCAGTGACGAATGTGGTGCGGCACGCGCAGGCGGCGAAGGTGGAAGTCACTCTGCGCTATGCTGAGCGGCAGGCAGCGCTCACGATTGAAGACAATGGGCAGGGCTTCGATGGCAATGCGCCCTCGCTCCGGGATGGCCACTACGGCCTCACCGGCATCCGTGAGCGCGCGCAGAAGATCGGCGGCCGCGCCGTTGTGGAAAGTTATCCCGGCCGAGGGACCACGATCCGTGTCGAGCTGCCATTGCGCGGATCTTCAGGCCGGGAAGGCATCCCGGGCAGGGAAGTCGAGAAGGAGAATCATGGTTGA
- a CDS encoding metal-dependent transcriptional regulator codes for MKEALQKVNGTTKDMTEISVSKEDYLKAVLEAESEGETVISATLAHWLSVSPAAVSMALRRLKRDGFVEVRKDGVIRLTPSGREAAHRTLLRHHLIERMLAEIFGMPWYEVHDEAERLEHAVSSAFEARLLEKLGDTGTCPHGNAVLPESPARRSRRGLTTLAESSEGGTYTVASLYERDPRLLRFLHETGIAPGGPVRVLRKNYDQTLAIETPAGSFTLGAPAAEKIWVRPGTSR; via the coding sequence TTGAAGGAAGCGTTGCAGAAGGTGAATGGCACGACGAAGGACATGACAGAGATCAGCGTCTCCAAAGAGGATTACCTCAAGGCCGTACTCGAAGCGGAGAGCGAGGGCGAGACCGTGATTTCCGCCACCCTTGCGCATTGGCTGAGCGTCTCGCCGGCCGCTGTTTCGATGGCACTGCGCCGTCTCAAGCGGGACGGCTTTGTGGAGGTGCGGAAGGACGGTGTGATCCGCCTGACTCCGAGCGGCCGGGAAGCCGCGCACCGCACCCTGCTGCGCCATCACCTGATCGAGCGCATGCTTGCCGAAATCTTCGGTATGCCCTGGTATGAGGTCCACGATGAGGCCGAGCGTCTCGAGCACGCTGTCTCGTCTGCTTTTGAAGCTCGCCTGCTGGAAAAGCTCGGCGACACGGGCACCTGCCCGCATGGCAACGCCGTGTTGCCCGAAAGCCCCGCTCGCCGCTCGCGCCGCGGTCTCACCACGCTCGCCGAAAGCTCCGAGGGGGGCACTTATACGGTGGCCAGCCTCTACGAACGCGATCCGCGTCTGCTGCGCTTCCTGCATGAAACCGGCATCGCCCCCGGTGGTCCGGTGCGCGTGCTGCGCAAAAATTACGATCAGACCCTCGCCATCGAGACACCGGCCGGCAGTTTCACCCTTGGAGCCCCCGCCGCAGAAAAGATCTGGGTCAGGCCCGGGACCTCCCGCTGA
- the gyrA gene encoding DNA gyrase subunit A, with the protein MADDQNPQLPLGNGDGTGGPTGAANLVPINIEEEMRRSYLDYSMSVIIGRALPDVRDGLKPVHRRVLYTMHEMGLQHNKKYTKCAKVVGQTMGVYHPHGDSAIYDTLVRLAQPFSLRYPLIDGQGNFGSIDGDPPAAMRYTECRLLRIAGEMVADIEMETVDFTPNYDESTLEPTVLPARIPNLIVNGSSGIAVGMATNIPPHNLTEVVNAAIEMVNNPHAGLLDVLKHVQGPDFPTGGFIYGRGGIVNAYKTGRGRFLMRAKAAIENINNNRQAIIVSEIPYQVNKARLIERIASLVNEKTIDDISDVRDESDRDGMRIVIELKRGAEAQIVLNQLYKHTQMQEGFSMIFLAVVNGQPKELALPDAIRHFIDHRIDVVRRRTAYQLRKAREREHILLGYQIALDHLDNVIKIIRGSSSRADARENLFQFFSGRTITVRDQALAGVTLDPAKYAIDPATLINPTLTLSYRQIDAILELQLYRLTQLSIDELLKELAEVRDRIAEYESILASEKKLRSVIVKELEQVKKEYGDERRTQILDETAELQLEDLIADEQVAVTVSHSGYLKRTPISTYRQQRRGGQGRLGMKTREEDFVSQLIIDSTHAYLLCFTNTGRVYWLKVYEIPDVGAAGKGKSIASLLNLQPGETVRTILPVRNLEEEGKFIFFATREGTVKKTPLKDFSNVMARGIIAIGIEGEDELIGARITDGNQVVFLATHDGMAIRFDENDVRSMGRPARGVRGIDLGKKDYLVGIAATPKERVKDEAGVACACLILTVTEQGFGKRTDVDEYRLQTRGGKGVINLKTTSRNGKVTGIHLVDDTSELMIISQYGKIIRIDTKTVRAAGRSTQGVKLLNLEEEDKVAAAVVIPPEEAKEELENGTLLQ; encoded by the coding sequence ATGGCAGACGATCAGAACCCCCAGCTTCCTCTTGGCAATGGCGACGGCACAGGCGGCCCCACCGGCGCAGCGAATCTTGTTCCCATCAACATTGAAGAGGAGATGCGGCGCTCGTATCTCGACTATTCGATGTCGGTCATCATCGGCCGCGCGCTGCCCGACGTGCGCGACGGACTGAAGCCGGTACACCGCCGCGTGCTCTACACGATGCACGAGATGGGCCTGCAACATAACAAGAAGTACACCAAGTGCGCCAAGGTCGTCGGGCAGACCATGGGTGTGTACCATCCGCACGGCGACTCGGCCATCTACGACACCCTCGTTCGCCTGGCTCAGCCCTTCAGCCTGCGCTATCCGCTCATCGACGGCCAGGGAAACTTCGGCTCGATCGACGGCGACCCGCCGGCCGCCATGCGTTACACCGAGTGCCGCCTGCTCAGGATTGCGGGCGAAATGGTCGCCGACATCGAGATGGAGACCGTCGACTTCACGCCGAACTACGACGAGTCGACGCTCGAGCCGACCGTGCTTCCTGCGCGCATCCCGAACCTGATCGTCAACGGGTCAAGCGGCATTGCCGTGGGCATGGCGACCAACATTCCGCCCCACAACCTCACCGAGGTCGTGAACGCGGCCATCGAGATGGTGAACAACCCGCACGCCGGGTTGCTCGACGTGCTCAAGCACGTGCAGGGTCCGGACTTCCCGACCGGCGGCTTCATCTATGGACGCGGCGGCATCGTCAACGCCTACAAGACCGGCCGCGGCCGCTTCCTGATGCGCGCCAAGGCAGCCATCGAGAACATCAACAACAATCGCCAGGCGATCATCGTCAGCGAGATCCCCTACCAGGTGAACAAGGCGAGGCTCATCGAGCGCATTGCTTCGCTGGTGAACGAAAAGACGATCGACGACATCAGTGACGTACGCGACGAGAGCGACCGCGACGGCATGCGCATCGTCATCGAGCTGAAGCGCGGTGCCGAAGCGCAGATCGTGCTCAATCAGCTCTACAAGCACACGCAGATGCAGGAAGGCTTCTCGATGATCTTCCTGGCCGTGGTCAACGGCCAGCCGAAGGAACTCGCGCTGCCCGATGCGATCCGTCACTTCATCGATCACCGCATCGACGTGGTGCGCCGCCGCACGGCCTACCAGCTGCGCAAGGCGCGCGAGCGCGAGCACATTCTGCTCGGCTACCAGATCGCGCTCGATCACCTCGACAACGTCATCAAGATCATCCGTGGATCGTCGTCCCGCGCCGACGCCCGCGAGAATCTCTTCCAGTTCTTCTCCGGACGCACCATCACCGTGCGCGACCAGGCACTGGCCGGCGTTACGCTCGATCCGGCGAAGTATGCCATCGATCCGGCCACGCTGATCAACCCGACGCTCACGCTGAGCTATCGCCAGATCGACGCGATTCTCGAACTGCAGCTCTATCGCCTGACCCAGCTCTCGATCGACGAGCTGCTCAAAGAACTGGCCGAGGTTCGCGACCGCATCGCTGAGTATGAGTCCATCCTCGCGTCCGAGAAGAAGCTGCGCTCGGTCATCGTGAAGGAACTCGAGCAGGTGAAGAAGGAATACGGCGACGAGCGCCGCACCCAGATCCTCGACGAGACGGCCGAGCTCCAGCTCGAAGACCTCATCGCCGACGAGCAGGTCGCAGTCACCGTCTCGCACTCCGGCTACCTGAAGCGCACGCCCATCTCGACCTATCGCCAGCAGCGCCGTGGCGGACAGGGCCGCCTGGGCATGAAGACCCGCGAGGAAGATTTCGTCTCGCAGCTCATCATCGACTCGACGCACGCCTACCTGCTCTGCTTCACCAACACGGGCCGTGTCTACTGGCTCAAGGTGTACGAGATTCCCGATGTAGGCGCAGCCGGCAAGGGCAAGTCCATTGCCAGCCTGCTCAACCTGCAGCCGGGTGAGACCGTGCGCACCATCCTGCCGGTGCGCAACCTCGAAGAAGAGGGCAAGTTCATCTTCTTCGCGACGCGCGAGGGCACGGTGAAGAAGACCCCGCTCAAGGACTTCTCGAACGTCATGGCGCGCGGCATCATCGCCATCGGCATCGAGGGCGAGGACGAGCTGATCGGCGCACGCATCACCGACGGCAACCAGGTTGTCTTCCTCGCCACGCATGACGGCATGGCAATCCGCTTCGACGAGAACGATGTCCGCTCCATGGGCCGTCCGGCCCGCGGCGTGCGCGGTATCGACCTCGGCAAGAAGGATTACCTCGTTGGCATCGCTGCGACTCCGAAGGAACGCGTCAAGGACGAAGCCGGCGTCGCGTGCGCCTGCCTCATCCTGACCGTGACCGAACAGGGCTTCGGCAAGCGGACGGACGTGGACGAGTACCGCCTCCAGACCCGCGGCGGCAAGGGCGTCATCAACCTGAAGACGACCTCGCGCAACGGCAAGGTGACGGGCATCCATCTCGTCGACGACACCTCGGAGTTGATGATCATCAGCCAGTACGGCAAGATCATCCGCATCGACACCAAGACCGTACGCGCAGCAGGCCGCTCGACGCAGGGTGTCAAGCTGCTGAACCTCGAGGAAGAAGACAAGGTCGCAGCAGCCGTCGTCATCCCGCCGGAAGAGGCGAAGGAAGAGCTGGAAAACGGGACGTTACTGCAGTAG
- a CDS encoding YIP1 family protein encodes MADAAFVPQPDIPKLSEVERVVDTFTAPSKTFTDILRSSAFLGPVIIMLLVAVGFSFAVQQKVGWDKVYENTIHQSPKAEERLAQLTPDQAATQKAVGAKITGVISYVYVIPVLIITAVTSLLVWITANFILGGTAKYGQIYAVNMYASLVMNIKFILAMVALFAGLAPDSFQLQNPVGTNIGFYLSQEAPKALTALGTHIDLFEIWSLVLATIGVSIVAKISRGKAAVAVVGWWAIFVLVGVGMAAVRS; translated from the coding sequence ATGGCCGACGCAGCTTTCGTTCCCCAACCCGATATTCCAAAACTCAGTGAAGTGGAGCGCGTGGTGGATACCTTCACCGCGCCTTCGAAGACCTTCACGGACATCCTGCGCAGTTCGGCATTTCTTGGACCGGTGATCATCATGCTTCTGGTCGCGGTGGGCTTCTCCTTTGCGGTACAGCAGAAGGTCGGCTGGGACAAGGTCTACGAAAATACCATTCATCAGAGTCCGAAGGCCGAGGAGCGTCTTGCGCAGCTCACGCCGGATCAGGCGGCTACACAGAAAGCTGTCGGGGCGAAGATCACCGGTGTCATTTCCTATGTGTATGTGATTCCGGTTCTCATCATCACGGCCGTTACCTCGCTGCTGGTCTGGATTACTGCCAACTTCATCCTGGGTGGCACAGCCAAGTACGGCCAGATCTATGCGGTCAATATGTATGCGTCGCTGGTGATGAATATCAAGTTCATCCTGGCGATGGTTGCGCTCTTTGCGGGACTCGCGCCGGATTCCTTTCAGCTTCAGAATCCGGTCGGCACGAATATCGGTTTCTACCTCAGCCAGGAGGCGCCGAAGGCTCTCACGGCGCTTGGCACGCATATCGATCTCTTCGAGATCTGGTCTCTGGTGCTGGCCACCATCGGCGTTTCTATCGTTGCGAAGATTTCGAGGGGCAAGGCTGCTGTGGCTGTGGTGGGATGGTGGGCAATTTTTGTTCTGGTCGGTGTAGGCATGGCCGCTGTGCGCAGCTAG
- a CDS encoding PadR family transcriptional regulator, with amino-acid sequence METEIFENLRLELRRGSLTLAVLAQLRQEHYGYALRKSLADQGLAIDENTLYPLLRRLETQGLLESHWREEEKRNKRFYQLSRQGELLFSQLLQEHETLRSALDRIIRRSEESPAAGESRETMAHMEEA; translated from the coding sequence ATGGAAACCGAAATTTTTGAAAATCTCCGCCTCGAGCTCCGCCGCGGCAGCCTCACGCTGGCCGTCCTCGCCCAGCTGCGCCAGGAGCATTATGGGTACGCGCTGCGCAAGTCGCTTGCGGACCAGGGCCTTGCAATTGACGAGAACACGCTGTATCCGCTGCTGCGACGGCTCGAGACACAGGGACTGCTTGAGAGCCACTGGCGTGAGGAGGAGAAGCGCAACAAGCGCTTTTACCAGCTGTCCCGCCAGGGAGAGCTGCTCTTCTCCCAACTGCTCCAGGAGCACGAGACGCTCCGGTCTGCGCTCGACCGGATCATTCGCAGATCAGAAGAGAGTCCGGCGGCGGGAGAGAGCAGGGAAACCATGGCGCACATGGAGGAAGCATGA